Proteins encoded in a region of the Eschrichtius robustus isolate mEscRob2 chromosome 16, mEscRob2.pri, whole genome shotgun sequence genome:
- the LAT gene encoding linker for activation of T-cells family member 1 isoform X1 → MEAVSLVLFVLGLLLLPLLAVLLMALCVRCRELPGSYDTAASDGLTPSSIVIKSPPTLASWPPATSYPPVTYLLQSQPDLLPIPRSPQPPGGSHRMPSSQQDSDGANSVASYENEGASGTPAALVGRTLGPVLGSADPVSLTPPEAVCEDADEDEDEEDYPNEGYLVVLPDSAPATGAAVPPAPVSSNPGLRDSAFSMKSGEDYVNVPDSEESADASLDGSREYVNVSQELPPVARTKPASRSSQEMEDEETPDYENLQIH, encoded by the exons ATGGAGGCAGTCAGCCTGGTCCTCTTTGTGCTGGGCCTCCTGCTGCTGCCTCTCTTGGCCGTGCTGCTGATGGCACTGTGTGTGCGTTGCCGAGAGCTGCCAG GCTCATATGACACTGCTGCCTCCGATGG TTTGACCCCAAGTAGCATCGTGATCAAATCGCCTC CCACACTCGCCTCCTGGCCACCAGCCACTTCCTACCCGCCTGTGACCTACCTGCTCCAGAGCCAGCCAGACCTGCTCCCCATCCC GAGATCCCCACAGCCCCCCGGAGGCTCCCACCGCATGCCGTCTTCCCAGCAGGACTCAGATGGTG CCAACAGTGTGGCCAGCTACGAGAACGAGGGTGCGTCAGGGACCCCGGCGGCCCTGGTTGGGAGGACGCTGGGGCCTGTCCTGGGCTCTGCTGACCCTGTGTCGTTAACCCCCCCAGAGGCGGTCTGTGAGGATGCGGACGAAGACGAGGATGAGGAAGACTATCCCAATGAGGGCTACTT GGTCGTGCTTCCTGACAGCGCCCCGGCCACTGGCGCCGCCGTCCCACCAGCTCCTGTGTCCAGCAACCCTGGCCTCCGAGATAGCGCCTTCTCCA TGAAGTCGGGGGAAGATTACGTGAACGTTCCTGACAGTGAGGAGAGTGCGGATGCGTCCCTGG ATGGGAGCCGGGAGTATGTGAACGTGTCCCAGGAGCTGCCGCCCGTGGCAAGGACCAAGCCTG CCAGCCGGAGTTCCCAGGAGATGGAAGATGAGGAAACTCCAGATTATGAGAATCTCCAGATTCACTGA
- the LAT gene encoding linker for activation of T-cells family member 1 isoform X3: protein MEAVSLVLFVLGLLLLPLLAVLLMALCVRCRELPGSYDTAASDGLTPSSIVIKSPPTLASWPPATSYPPVTYLLQSQPDLLPIPRSPQPPGGSHRMPSSQQDSDGANSVASYENEEAVCEDADEDEDEEDYPNEGYLVVLPDSAPATGAAVPPAPVSSNPGLRDSAFSMKSGEDYVNVPDSEESADASLDGSREYVNVSQELPPVARTKPASRSSQEMEDEETPDYENLQIH from the exons ATGGAGGCAGTCAGCCTGGTCCTCTTTGTGCTGGGCCTCCTGCTGCTGCCTCTCTTGGCCGTGCTGCTGATGGCACTGTGTGTGCGTTGCCGAGAGCTGCCAG GCTCATATGACACTGCTGCCTCCGATGG TTTGACCCCAAGTAGCATCGTGATCAAATCGCCTC CCACACTCGCCTCCTGGCCACCAGCCACTTCCTACCCGCCTGTGACCTACCTGCTCCAGAGCCAGCCAGACCTGCTCCCCATCCC GAGATCCCCACAGCCCCCCGGAGGCTCCCACCGCATGCCGTCTTCCCAGCAGGACTCAGATGGTG CCAACAGTGTGGCCAGCTACGAGAACGAGG AGGCGGTCTGTGAGGATGCGGACGAAGACGAGGATGAGGAAGACTATCCCAATGAGGGCTACTT GGTCGTGCTTCCTGACAGCGCCCCGGCCACTGGCGCCGCCGTCCCACCAGCTCCTGTGTCCAGCAACCCTGGCCTCCGAGATAGCGCCTTCTCCA TGAAGTCGGGGGAAGATTACGTGAACGTTCCTGACAGTGAGGAGAGTGCGGATGCGTCCCTGG ATGGGAGCCGGGAGTATGTGAACGTGTCCCAGGAGCTGCCGCCCGTGGCAAGGACCAAGCCTG CCAGCCGGAGTTCCCAGGAGATGGAAGATGAGGAAACTCCAGATTATGAGAATCTCCAGATTCACTGA
- the LAT gene encoding linker for activation of T-cells family member 1 isoform X2 — protein sequence MEAVSLVLFVLGLLLLPLLAVLLMALCVRCRELPGSYDTAASDGLTPSSIVIKSPPTLASWPPATSYPPVTYLLQSQPDLLPIPRSPQPPGGSHRMPSSQQDSDGANSVASYENEGASGTPAALVGRTLGPVLGSADPVSLTPPEAVCEDADEDEDEEDYPNEGYLVVLPDSAPATGAAVPPAPVSSNPGLRDSAFSMKSGEDYVNVPDSEESADASLDGSREYVNVSQELPPVARTKPGVCRGSQPEFPGDGR from the exons ATGGAGGCAGTCAGCCTGGTCCTCTTTGTGCTGGGCCTCCTGCTGCTGCCTCTCTTGGCCGTGCTGCTGATGGCACTGTGTGTGCGTTGCCGAGAGCTGCCAG GCTCATATGACACTGCTGCCTCCGATGG TTTGACCCCAAGTAGCATCGTGATCAAATCGCCTC CCACACTCGCCTCCTGGCCACCAGCCACTTCCTACCCGCCTGTGACCTACCTGCTCCAGAGCCAGCCAGACCTGCTCCCCATCCC GAGATCCCCACAGCCCCCCGGAGGCTCCCACCGCATGCCGTCTTCCCAGCAGGACTCAGATGGTG CCAACAGTGTGGCCAGCTACGAGAACGAGGGTGCGTCAGGGACCCCGGCGGCCCTGGTTGGGAGGACGCTGGGGCCTGTCCTGGGCTCTGCTGACCCTGTGTCGTTAACCCCCCCAGAGGCGGTCTGTGAGGATGCGGACGAAGACGAGGATGAGGAAGACTATCCCAATGAGGGCTACTT GGTCGTGCTTCCTGACAGCGCCCCGGCCACTGGCGCCGCCGTCCCACCAGCTCCTGTGTCCAGCAACCCTGGCCTCCGAGATAGCGCCTTCTCCA TGAAGTCGGGGGAAGATTACGTGAACGTTCCTGACAGTGAGGAGAGTGCGGATGCGTCCCTGG ATGGGAGCCGGGAGTATGTGAACGTGTCCCAGGAGCTGCCGCCCGTGGCAAGGACCAAGCCTGGTGTGTGTCGGGGGAG CCAGCCGGAGTTCCCAGGAGATGGAAGATGA
- the SPNS1 gene encoding protein spinster homolog 1 isoform X1, which produces MRWAPTWREGWPQPGGGGGSDSPQPAPVSDLTGVPLVPPRGVSAGAGTHDRARVPSPVLCASGQAPLGVRAHLPRLGSLHPPFSSLLPSQADDTDDGPAPGTPGLPGSMGNPKSEDSEVPDREGLQRITGLSSGRSALIVAVLCYINLLNYMDRFTVAGVLPDIEQFFDIGDSSSGLIQTVFISSYMVLAPVFGYLGDRYNRKYLMCGGIAFWSLVTLGSSFIPRERFWLLLLTRGLVGVGEASYSTIAPTLIADLFVADQRSRMLSVFYFAIPVGSGLGYIAGSKVKDAAGDWHWALRVTPGLGVVAVVLLFLVVREPPRGAVERHSDSPPLNPTSWWADLRALARNPSFILSSLGFTAVAFVTGSLALWAPAFLLRSRVVLGETPPCLPGDSCSSSDSLIFGLITCLTGVLGVGLGVEISRRLRRSNPRADPLVCAAGLLGSSPFLFLSLACARGSIVATYIFIFIGETLLSMNWAIVADILLYVVIPTRRSTAEAFQIVLSHLLGDAGSPYLIGLISDRLRQGWPASFLSEFRALQFSLMLCAFMGALGGAAFLGAAIFIEGDRRRAQLHVQGLLREAGPADDRIVVPQRGRSTRVPVSSVLI; this is translated from the exons ATGCGGTGGGCTCCTACCTGGCGTGAGGGGTGGCCTCAaccgggagggggcgggggatcGGACTCTCCTCAACCCGCTCCTGTCTCTGATCTCACCGGCGTTCCACTCGTCCCTCCGCGCGGTGTGTCTGCCGGGGCGGGGACGCATGATAGAGCCCGGGTTCCATCCCCCGTGCTCTGTGCTTCGGGGCAAGCTCCTCTCGGTGTCCGAGCGCACCTCCCTCGTCTGGGTTCCCTCCATCCTCCTTtctccagcctcctcccctcGCAG GCGGATGACACGGACGACGGGCCTGCGCCCGGCACCCCGGGGTTGCCGGGGTCCATGGGGAACCCGAAGTCCGAGGATTCCGAAGTCCCAGACCGGGAGGGATTGCAGCGCATCACGGGCTTGTCTTCGGGCCGTTCGGCTCTCATAGTGGCCGTGCTGTGCTACATCAACCTCCTTAACTACATGGACCGCTTCACCGTGGCTG GCGTCCTTCCGGACATTGAGCAGTTCTTCGACATCGGAGACAGTAGCTCCGGCCTTATCCAGACCG TGTTCATCTCCAGTTACATGGTGTTGGCACCTGTGTTTGGCTACCTGGGTGACAGGTACAATCGGAAGTATCTCATGTGCGGGGGCATTGCCTTCTGGTCCCTGGTGACACTGGGGTCGTCCTTCATCCCCAGAGAG CGATTCTGGCTGCTCCTCCTGACCCGGGGCCTGGTGGGGGTCGGGGAGGCCAGTTACTCTACCATCGCACCCACCCTCATCGCTGACCTCTTCGTGGCAGACCAGCGGAGTCGGATGCTCAGCGTGTTCTACTTTGCCATCCCTGTGGGCAG TGGTCTGGGTTACATTGCAGGCTCCAAAGTGAAGGATGCGGCCGGGGACTGGCATTGGGCTCTGCGG GTGACACCAGGTCTAGGAGTGGTGGCTGTTGTACTGCTGTTCCTGGTAGTACGGGAGCCGCCAAGGGGAGCTGTGGAGCGCCACTCAGACTCACCACCCCTGAACCCCACCTCGTGGTGGGCAGATCTGAGGGCTCTGGCAAGAAA TCCTAGTTTCATCCTGTCTTCCCTtggtttcactgctgtggcctttGTCACGGGCTCCCTGGCTCTTTGGGCTCCTGCTTTCTTGCTGCGTTCCCGTGTGGTCTTGGGGGAGACCCCCCCCTGCCTTCCTGGAGACTCCTGCTCTTCCTCTGACAG cctcaTCTTTGGGCTCATCACCTGCCTCACCGGGGTCCTGGGTGTGGGCCTGGGCGTGGAGATCAGCCGCCGACTCCGCCGCTCCAACCCCCGGGCTGACCCGCTGGTTTGTGCTGCTGGCCTCCTGGGCTCTTCACCCTTCCTCTTCCTGTCCCTTGCCTGCGCCCGTGGTAGCATCGTGGCCACCTAT attttcatctttattggagagaCACTGCTGTCCATGAACTGGGCCATTGTGGCTGACATTCTGCTG TACGTGGTGATCCCCACACGACGCTCCACTGCTGAAGCCTTTCAGATCGTGCTGTCCCACCTGCTGGGTGACGCTGGGAGCCCCTACCTGATTGGCTTG ATCTCCGACCGCCTCCGCCAGGGCTGGCCCGCCTCCTTCTTGTCTGAGTTCCGGGCCCTGCAGTTCTCACTCATGCTCTGCGCCTTCATGGGGGCGCTGGGCGGCGCGGCCTTCCTGGGCGCTGCCATCTTCATTGAGGGCGACCGCCGGCGGGCCCAGCTGCACGTGCAGG GTCTGTTGCGTGAGGCCGGGCCTGCTGATGACCGCATCGTGGTGCCCCAGAGAGGACGCTCCACCCGGGTCCCCGTCTCCAGTGTGCTCATCTGA
- the SPNS1 gene encoding protein spinster homolog 1 isoform X3 has protein sequence MGNPKSEDSEVPDREGLQRITGLSSGRSALIVAVLCYINLLNYMDRFTVAGVLPDIEQFFDIGDSSSGLIQTVFISSYMVLAPVFGYLGDRYNRKYLMCGGIAFWSLVTLGSSFIPRERFWLLLLTRGLVGVGEASYSTIAPTLIADLFVADQRSRMLSVFYFAIPVGSGLGYIAGSKVKDAAGDWHWALRVTPGLGVVAVVLLFLVVREPPRGAVERHSDSPPLNPTSWWADLRALARNPSFILSSLGFTAVAFVTGSLALWAPAFLLRSRVVLGETPPCLPGDSCSSSDSLIFGLITCLTGVLGVGLGVEISRRLRRSNPRADPLVCAAGLLGSSPFLFLSLACARGSIVATYIFIFIGETLLSMNWAIVADILLYVVIPTRRSTAEAFQIVLSHLLGDAGSPYLIGLISDRLRQGWPASFLSEFRALQFSLMLCAFMGALGGAAFLGAAIFIEGDRRRAQLHVQGLLREAGPADDRIVVPQRGRSTRVPVSSVLI, from the exons ATGGGGAACCCGAAGTCCGAGGATTCCGAAGTCCCAGACCGGGAGGGATTGCAGCGCATCACGGGCTTGTCTTCGGGCCGTTCGGCTCTCATAGTGGCCGTGCTGTGCTACATCAACCTCCTTAACTACATGGACCGCTTCACCGTGGCTG GCGTCCTTCCGGACATTGAGCAGTTCTTCGACATCGGAGACAGTAGCTCCGGCCTTATCCAGACCG TGTTCATCTCCAGTTACATGGTGTTGGCACCTGTGTTTGGCTACCTGGGTGACAGGTACAATCGGAAGTATCTCATGTGCGGGGGCATTGCCTTCTGGTCCCTGGTGACACTGGGGTCGTCCTTCATCCCCAGAGAG CGATTCTGGCTGCTCCTCCTGACCCGGGGCCTGGTGGGGGTCGGGGAGGCCAGTTACTCTACCATCGCACCCACCCTCATCGCTGACCTCTTCGTGGCAGACCAGCGGAGTCGGATGCTCAGCGTGTTCTACTTTGCCATCCCTGTGGGCAG TGGTCTGGGTTACATTGCAGGCTCCAAAGTGAAGGATGCGGCCGGGGACTGGCATTGGGCTCTGCGG GTGACACCAGGTCTAGGAGTGGTGGCTGTTGTACTGCTGTTCCTGGTAGTACGGGAGCCGCCAAGGGGAGCTGTGGAGCGCCACTCAGACTCACCACCCCTGAACCCCACCTCGTGGTGGGCAGATCTGAGGGCTCTGGCAAGAAA TCCTAGTTTCATCCTGTCTTCCCTtggtttcactgctgtggcctttGTCACGGGCTCCCTGGCTCTTTGGGCTCCTGCTTTCTTGCTGCGTTCCCGTGTGGTCTTGGGGGAGACCCCCCCCTGCCTTCCTGGAGACTCCTGCTCTTCCTCTGACAG cctcaTCTTTGGGCTCATCACCTGCCTCACCGGGGTCCTGGGTGTGGGCCTGGGCGTGGAGATCAGCCGCCGACTCCGCCGCTCCAACCCCCGGGCTGACCCGCTGGTTTGTGCTGCTGGCCTCCTGGGCTCTTCACCCTTCCTCTTCCTGTCCCTTGCCTGCGCCCGTGGTAGCATCGTGGCCACCTAT attttcatctttattggagagaCACTGCTGTCCATGAACTGGGCCATTGTGGCTGACATTCTGCTG TACGTGGTGATCCCCACACGACGCTCCACTGCTGAAGCCTTTCAGATCGTGCTGTCCCACCTGCTGGGTGACGCTGGGAGCCCCTACCTGATTGGCTTG ATCTCCGACCGCCTCCGCCAGGGCTGGCCCGCCTCCTTCTTGTCTGAGTTCCGGGCCCTGCAGTTCTCACTCATGCTCTGCGCCTTCATGGGGGCGCTGGGCGGCGCGGCCTTCCTGGGCGCTGCCATCTTCATTGAGGGCGACCGCCGGCGGGCCCAGCTGCACGTGCAGG GTCTGTTGCGTGAGGCCGGGCCTGCTGATGACCGCATCGTGGTGCCCCAGAGAGGACGCTCCACCCGGGTCCCCGTCTCCAGTGTGCTCATCTGA
- the SPNS1 gene encoding protein spinster homolog 1 isoform X2, with product MIEPGFHPPCSVLRGKLLSVSERTSLVWVPSILLSPASSPRSQADDTDDGPAPGTPGLPGSMGNPKSEDSEVPDREGLQRITGLSSGRSALIVAVLCYINLLNYMDRFTVAGVLPDIEQFFDIGDSSSGLIQTVFISSYMVLAPVFGYLGDRYNRKYLMCGGIAFWSLVTLGSSFIPRERFWLLLLTRGLVGVGEASYSTIAPTLIADLFVADQRSRMLSVFYFAIPVGSGLGYIAGSKVKDAAGDWHWALRVTPGLGVVAVVLLFLVVREPPRGAVERHSDSPPLNPTSWWADLRALARNPSFILSSLGFTAVAFVTGSLALWAPAFLLRSRVVLGETPPCLPGDSCSSSDSLIFGLITCLTGVLGVGLGVEISRRLRRSNPRADPLVCAAGLLGSSPFLFLSLACARGSIVATYIFIFIGETLLSMNWAIVADILLYVVIPTRRSTAEAFQIVLSHLLGDAGSPYLIGLISDRLRQGWPASFLSEFRALQFSLMLCAFMGALGGAAFLGAAIFIEGDRRRAQLHVQGLLREAGPADDRIVVPQRGRSTRVPVSSVLI from the exons ATGATAGAGCCCGGGTTCCATCCCCCGTGCTCTGTGCTTCGGGGCAAGCTCCTCTCGGTGTCCGAGCGCACCTCCCTCGTCTGGGTTCCCTCCATCCTCCTTtctccagcctcctcccctcGCAG CCAGGCGGATGACACGGACGACGGGCCTGCGCCCGGCACCCCGGGGTTGCCGGGGTCCATGGGGAACCCGAAGTCCGAGGATTCCGAAGTCCCAGACCGGGAGGGATTGCAGCGCATCACGGGCTTGTCTTCGGGCCGTTCGGCTCTCATAGTGGCCGTGCTGTGCTACATCAACCTCCTTAACTACATGGACCGCTTCACCGTGGCTG GCGTCCTTCCGGACATTGAGCAGTTCTTCGACATCGGAGACAGTAGCTCCGGCCTTATCCAGACCG TGTTCATCTCCAGTTACATGGTGTTGGCACCTGTGTTTGGCTACCTGGGTGACAGGTACAATCGGAAGTATCTCATGTGCGGGGGCATTGCCTTCTGGTCCCTGGTGACACTGGGGTCGTCCTTCATCCCCAGAGAG CGATTCTGGCTGCTCCTCCTGACCCGGGGCCTGGTGGGGGTCGGGGAGGCCAGTTACTCTACCATCGCACCCACCCTCATCGCTGACCTCTTCGTGGCAGACCAGCGGAGTCGGATGCTCAGCGTGTTCTACTTTGCCATCCCTGTGGGCAG TGGTCTGGGTTACATTGCAGGCTCCAAAGTGAAGGATGCGGCCGGGGACTGGCATTGGGCTCTGCGG GTGACACCAGGTCTAGGAGTGGTGGCTGTTGTACTGCTGTTCCTGGTAGTACGGGAGCCGCCAAGGGGAGCTGTGGAGCGCCACTCAGACTCACCACCCCTGAACCCCACCTCGTGGTGGGCAGATCTGAGGGCTCTGGCAAGAAA TCCTAGTTTCATCCTGTCTTCCCTtggtttcactgctgtggcctttGTCACGGGCTCCCTGGCTCTTTGGGCTCCTGCTTTCTTGCTGCGTTCCCGTGTGGTCTTGGGGGAGACCCCCCCCTGCCTTCCTGGAGACTCCTGCTCTTCCTCTGACAG cctcaTCTTTGGGCTCATCACCTGCCTCACCGGGGTCCTGGGTGTGGGCCTGGGCGTGGAGATCAGCCGCCGACTCCGCCGCTCCAACCCCCGGGCTGACCCGCTGGTTTGTGCTGCTGGCCTCCTGGGCTCTTCACCCTTCCTCTTCCTGTCCCTTGCCTGCGCCCGTGGTAGCATCGTGGCCACCTAT attttcatctttattggagagaCACTGCTGTCCATGAACTGGGCCATTGTGGCTGACATTCTGCTG TACGTGGTGATCCCCACACGACGCTCCACTGCTGAAGCCTTTCAGATCGTGCTGTCCCACCTGCTGGGTGACGCTGGGAGCCCCTACCTGATTGGCTTG ATCTCCGACCGCCTCCGCCAGGGCTGGCCCGCCTCCTTCTTGTCTGAGTTCCGGGCCCTGCAGTTCTCACTCATGCTCTGCGCCTTCATGGGGGCGCTGGGCGGCGCGGCCTTCCTGGGCGCTGCCATCTTCATTGAGGGCGACCGCCGGCGGGCCCAGCTGCACGTGCAGG GTCTGTTGCGTGAGGCCGGGCCTGCTGATGACCGCATCGTGGTGCCCCAGAGAGGACGCTCCACCCGGGTCCCCGTCTCCAGTGTGCTCATCTGA